In Hydractinia symbiolongicarpus strain clone_291-10 chromosome 15, HSymV2.1, whole genome shotgun sequence, one DNA window encodes the following:
- the LOC130628952 gene encoding NPC intracellular cholesterol transporter 2 homolog a-like encodes MHKKMWNHIVKLECISTEMFESKFDMKTLFVLFVLVGIASCMNVRYGPCAKGSAKITAVSIEPCTKLPCILHRGASSAISIKFTPTVDIESLKTVVNGRIGFWVPFPLDQTDACKGSVSCPLKAGQEYTYKLSLPIKRFYPKLSVVVKWQLQDKSGKDVVCVMFPTKLQ; translated from the exons atgcataaaaagatgTGGAATCATATCGTTAAACTTGAATGTATATCGACAGAAATGTTTGAAAGCAAATTCGACATGAAgactctttttgttttgtttgttttggttGGAATTGCATCATGCATGAATGTGCGTTACGGCCCATGCGCCAAAG GCTCAGCAAAAATAACTGCTGTTTCTATCGAGCCGTGCACAAAACTGCCATGTATCTTACATCGAGGTGCAAGCTCAGCAATTTCTATTAAATTTACTCCAACTGTCGACATCGAATCCTTGAAAACCGTTGTCAATGGAAGAATTGGATTTTGGGTGCCATTCCCCTTGGATCAAACGGATGCATGCAAAGGTAGTGTTTCATGTCCTTTAAAGGCTGGACAAGAATATACATACAAACTCTCACTTCCAATTAAAAGATTCTACCCTAAG ctCAGCGTTGTTGTCAAGTGGCAACTCCAAGACAAAAGTGGCAAAGATGTTGTTTGTGTAATGTTCCCAACAAAACTCCAATAA